From Octopus sinensis linkage group LG14, ASM634580v1, whole genome shotgun sequence:
TCCggtgtgtgttcgtctgtgaaTCACCAAATAATTCCGCTGAGCAAAGTTCTTGTGGCAGATTTCACATTTGAAaggcttttctccagtatgaattcgAAGATGAAGCTGCAGTGTATTTCGCTGTGAAAATTGCCTGCTACAATAATCACAACAAAATGGCTTTTCGCCCGAGTGTGTACGCTTGTGAATTTGAAGTTTGTCTTTCTGGGCAAACAGTTGGTTACAGATCTCACATTggaatggtttttcacctgtgtgCGTTCGCTTGTGAACCTGAAGAGTATCTCTACGAGCGAAGCGTTTCAGGCACACTTCACAGCtgaatggtttctctccagtatgaacccGTTGATGAATATGAAGGTAATATTTCTGTGCAAATGGCTTCTGGCAATAATTACATTTGAATGGTTTCTCGTCTGAGTGCGACTGCATGTGGATGTGCAGATAATAGCGCTGAGCAAACTGTTTCTGACACACGTTGCACTGATGCGATTTCTTGCGAATGTGTGTCCGTTTATGGATGTGCAACTTACTTCTCTGTGCAAACATCTTGTGACAAAAGTTACACTCGAACGGCttttcacctgtgtgaatacgtctgtGGATAACCAACGTATCTTTACGAGAAAACTTCTGAATACACATGTCACATTgaaatggtttctcacctgtatgactaCGCCTGTGAATTTGAAGGTAATCTTTATGGGTAAACTGTTCTTTACAGATATCACATTCATAATGTTTCTGGCCAGTGTGTGTCTTTTGATGGACCTGCAAGTAATGTCTCTGAGCAAAATGTTTGAAGCATATATCACATTTGAATGGCTTTTCATTGCTGTGAGTCTTTTCATGGATCAGCAAATAATGTTTTTGTGCAAAATGTTTCAGACAAATATCACACTGGAACGGTCTTTCGCCAGTGTGGGAGCGTCTGTGGATTTGTAGGGAGTCTTTCCGTACAAATTGTTTCGGACAGAGATCACAGTGgaacggcttctctcctgtgtgtatACGGTGATGGATTTGTAAGTAATATCGCTGAGCAAACTGCTTCAGGCAGATCTTACACTGGAAGCTTTTCGCTGCGGAACCATTGCATTTGGAGTCAAAGTTAGAGTCATGACTATTTGACAAGTGGGGAGAATAATTATCGTTGAGGCTCAATTGAAATGGCTTGTCTTTTTTAAAATCGTCTTGTAGATCAGACGTTTCTAGGAATGAAGAATTTGCAAGTGAACAGTCGTTATAACTGTTCATGGTACTGAGAGATGGTTTTTCATCATGGTTGGAATTATTTTCCAGAGACAACTGCATTGGTGGATTCAAGGATTCTTGGAGAAATTCCTCCCCCTCAGTAGAAGTTTTGAGTAAATCAATTGATTTCTTATCCAAATCTATAAGCACCGGACCGACAGGCTCTTGGTGGTAATCCACAGGATAATCCTCTTTCTTATTGCAAACCAGATCGAGTTCTTTATCCTTAACCACTGCATTAGAAATAGAAGACACCACAGGAGTGGAATGGTACACTGTTTCAGATGACAGATCATTGGAACCAACATTATTGAGCATTGATTTCTTTGACACATCCAAAGGAGCATTTTGGTAATCAGAACTGTCGGCCATTTGTTTATTGTAAATGCTGGATTGAAATGTCTGAGTATGTTTATTTGGCATGAAGTGGTACCAGCTGGGTAAATTTTTGTCCCTTACAAAGCTGCTATGAACAGATATTGGTGGGTTGCTGTAGTCTTTGGGATAAATATTTTTGTCGTTGGCTTGATGTGCTTGACTTATCTGAGACTTGGAAGTATAAAGGTGATTGCTAGTAGAAAAATCTTTACCGTCATACCGGTTACTAGAAATACCGTCTTTACCGATATTATGTAAGAGATCTTTGTTGTAATGTTTATTGTCAATGGTGCTTTCTGTGTTAGAATAAAACTTAGCGGTCTTCATACTCTGGGAATATTCCCTGTTTTGTCTGCGATGGGATGATTTGTATGAAATTTGCTTCAATATGGGATATGTGTACCTTTGTATGGTCTCTTTAGAATAGTTGCTCTGAGATGAATCTTTAGTAATTTCTGGAGATATCGAAGAATGTTGTTCCAAGTTGTTGGACAGATCTTCTTTGTAACTGCTATTTTGGTAGATTTTGTTGGTGCTGTCTTGACTTCTGGATGTTGGAAGCCGTTGAGAGTAATCTTTAGGATAGGCATCACTTTGAGGCATTTTGCTGCTTGTTGTGGAACGAGATTTGTGATGCTGAGATTTCGAGTATCTCAGAGAAAGATCTTTAGAATATAGGTCATTGTTCTGCACAGTTTTCTCGAGGCCAGAGGACATTCTTTGAGACAAATACGAATGTCTTTGGGCAAGTTCTTTGGAGTACAAATTTGAATGGAAAGCTTTTTCAACAAGATGGGGCAAATGTAAGGAAGATCTTTGGGCAAATTCTTTCAAATACATATTGGTATAAAATGCTGTGTTATCAACTGCGTATGGAAGGCCAGTGATTGGTAAACTAGGTCTGCCATAAATATCAATTGGAAATGTTGGCTTCTCCATCAAGTTTGAAAATTTCtgcatctgtaaattgtgtctTTGGGGACAGTCTTGTCCACAAATCTTTGAACACAAACTTTTGTTGTCCGTATACTGTTCCATGTTAACATCAGCAGTGAAACATCAGCTTAAGACAACAAACTGAGCTGCAAGAAGTGAAGATATTTCACTGTTTGGATTGGCTGAGCCttgctttatttttcttcaaaactttGTAAAGAATAATTTACCAGAATTCAAATACCTCCAACTGGTTTTTATTTCACAGTTTGCAATTTGGAATctaaaataggaagaaagaatCACAAATATTAGAAGAATAGAAAACTGTAATTGTTGGTTAAAATAAACACCAAAATCTGAGGGATCACACTTCTTGACCCTTTCCCCCACATGGTTATAcatcagtgcacacacacacacacactctctctctctgctgttcCTTAATATCACTATTATTGAGCATATTCAACATTTCTGGACACTGTCCATCTCTATGTTTCTCTACCCTGACAGAACACCCCAATCTACCCGTTTCTGACTTCTATTATTTCTATAACATTTGCATGGCATCAGAACTTTTtgcttttctattctttcttctaCAACTTGACAAAGAACCTGTACCTGCAACACCAATATTTCCCCTgacattgtatttattttcattttcttgggAAATggttaaaatggaataaaactgGCAAAACTGCATCGCAAAAACACAAAAgctgaacaaaatattttgtcgtgaggaaaaatagacattaaaggtATCAAGCAGATCCTTTCACCATGAATAGAAGAATGTTTACTGGGGAGGGTGGATAAATAGAAGGTGGTGGGGGAGGAAGGGGGAGATAACAAGTGTTAGTACGAGGGTAACAACCAGAGCAGATTCatatgcattcgtgtgtgtgtgcatacatacacacacacacacacacacacatctacataaataTGTTCCTCTTATCTTACCCTCCCACACAAATCTTCCCCACCTAGAATTATCATACCCTTTCTCTTCTAATTCTTTAAGGCTCACTTAAGGCCCTTCATCTTGAAAGTTATAAAGTAATCTTCACCAGTGCTGGTACTtagtaaaaaagcacccagtccacattgtaaagcaGCTGGCATTATAGGCATCCAACCATAGCAGATATTGGAGCATGATGTGATCCTCCAT
This genomic window contains:
- the LOC115218816 gene encoding zinc finger protein 45-like, whose protein sequence is MEQYTDNKSLCSKICGQDCPQRHNLQMQKFSNLMEKPTFPIDIYGRPSLPITGLPYAVDNTAFYTNMYLKEFAQRSSLHLPHLVEKAFHSNLYSKELAQRHSYLSQRMSSGLEKTVQNNDLYSKDLSLRYSKSQHHKSRSTTSSKMPQSDAYPKDYSQRLPTSRSQDSTNKIYQNSSYKEDLSNNLEQHSSISPEITKDSSQSNYSKETIQRYTYPILKQISYKSSHRRQNREYSQSMKTAKFYSNTESTIDNKHYNKDLLHNIGKDGISSNRYDGKDFSTSNHLYTSKSQISQAHQANDKNIYPKDYSNPPISVHSSFVRDKNLPSWYHFMPNKHTQTFQSSIYNKQMADSSDYQNAPLDVSKKSMLNNVGSNDLSSETVYHSTPVVSSISNAVVKDKELDLVCNKKEDYPVDYHQEPVGPVLIDLDKKSIDLLKTSTEGEEFLQESLNPPMQLSLENNSNHDEKPSLSTMNSYNDCSLANSSFLETSDLQDDFKKDKPFQLSLNDNYSPHLSNSHDSNFDSKCNGSAAKSFQCKICLKQFAQRYYLQIHHRIHTGEKPFHCDLCPKQFVRKDSLQIHRRSHTGERPFQCDICLKHFAQKHYLLIHEKTHSNEKPFKCDICFKHFAQRHYLQVHQKTHTGQKHYECDICKEQFTHKDYLQIHRRSHTGEKPFQCDMCIQKFSRKDTLVIHRRIHTGEKPFECNFCHKMFAQRSKLHIHKRTHIRKKSHQCNVCQKQFAQRYYLHIHMQSHSDEKPFKCNYCQKPFAQKYYLHIHQRVHTGEKPFSCEVCLKRFARRDTLQVHKRTHTGEKPFQCEICNQLFAQKDKLQIHKRTHSGEKPFCCDYCSRQFSQRNTLQLHLRIHTGEKPFKCEICHKNFAQRNYLVIHRRTHTGEKPFHCEKCGQKFARQDTLQIHLRTHMGIHPVPCEICGRKFINMEKLQIHKDSVHDNGGSDNGNANENNTEAREKELTMLCDVSPKTEEYVLQEGGDIVSAETAGTEEDAEEGDKAEKPIHEFPSVTNYLWHTI